The DNA sequence AAAGAACCTTATATATACTTTGATGTATCCTGAAATTACCAGGCTTTTGTCACTTAGATACAGATCATATTGAAACACATATTTTGCTTGTACAAGCAAATTTTGTCTAATCCAACATACTAATTGagctaaaattttatatatagtttatgaaTGTTTTCTAAAAGCCTGACTGCTAATAGAAATGGATTACCACTAAGACATATACAGAGCATGTAGCAAGACCATGATATGACATGGCCAACAACTACAAGAAACGTGGCTGCTAATAGAAATTAGAAATAGGCATCTAATTTCAATTCAGGAAATTATGTGTCCTCATATTTATATGGCATCAAAAACACCCATAACTTGTAACTAGTGTTGTATTTGAAGAAAGTTAAAATAGTTATACTAAGAAAGTCAAATGgtttatcagaaaaaaaaaattcttatgagAGTGCCAGTTCATTCATTGTTTAATTTATAAGAACCATATGCCATTTACCTCCACAACATCAATGAAGTCCTGCTTTTGGTGAAATGCGCCAACCCATTTAGTGTGATCTGCAGTCCTGCGTGACAACAAAACAACAGTCCAATGTGAACCACTATTCTCTCAAGATCTCAGTTGCGGGATGCTACTTAATAtatctaaaaattgaaaaagattcTCCTTTCCCCCAAAGCCCATCCAAAAAAAGAGACAGATTCTATTTCTTTAAAATGCAAAGTCACAACTTTTATCCACTCAATTCATCTATAATGTGCAAAAACATCAATAAAGGAGTGCAAAATGCATATGGTCCCATTTGCAGTCACATATTGtaacagcccaaaccacccgcaagctatattgtccgctttgggctgAGCCcccacggttttgctcttcccgaccccagaacaacggtgggtcataggaaaaggcctcgcaagggaaaggtatccacacccacttatatggcatgcttcgttccccttttccaaccgatgtgggatgttacaatcctctccccttggggcccagcgtcctcactggcacattgatccgggtctggctctgataccaactgtcgggacccgtccagaattcctccccggaaccctagacaagctctgatcccagggaaataccaccgaaccttccaacggaaaatccggcagcacctcccctaagggtaggactaaccaaagatttcctgcactgaaaacacacttctataaacatccccttattcctcccacgttactacaatttgtttccacaaacttacagcacttcaaagaacagtaaatcagtgcataaataataactacacgtccaatacagtatacagagcattatacaataaatgtggaattaataccatgacagataagaagcaatacaagatagagaggaaaaagggaagaaatacttcttgaactttcggcaacgaactaaaatgattgtaacatcccacatcggttggaaaggagaacgaagcatgccatataagtgggtgtggatacctttcccttgcgaggccttttcctgtgacccaccgttgttctggggtcgggaagagcaaaactgTGCGGGCccggcccaaagcggacaatatcgcatatgGGTGGTCTGAGCTGTTACAcatatattacataaaaatcAGTTCAATTCAAATCCAATGATGTTCAGCATCAAAAAGTAATTTGCGAAGTGAAAAGATGGGCCTTAATGGAGGGTTTTTAAGATCTGAtggtttaaagagaaaaaaaatacaatgaaacaaatgagagagaaaaaagattaaaccgtagatgaaaaaaaaaaaaaaaagaagaaataatatCCAGAATCCATCGTCGAGAAGGAGACAAATAGAATCAAAAGCACAGCCAAATCGGAGAATGAGAACCTTGTCGATGGTGTCTCTGATGGTACATCTTAAATACAAATTCAGAAACCTATATTCATGACAcagaataacaaaaataaataaatcaatatacaaaGATAATGAATAAGATcgatcaaaacccaaaaaaaaaaaaaattgaaaaaaaaaattcgaataaGGTATTTAAAAATCCTAGCCGTAATGCCATCGCTGCTGCTCGTCAAGGAGAAAGATCAAAAAGACAAAGAGTCTCTGTGAGCGGTGGCCTAGGCCATGGGTTTTGGATGGTCTGGGACGTCGATATGGGCTGAACGGCGGTGGCTCTGGCTGTCGAACAGTCCCTACTTCTGGCTGGATAGGTAGGAAAGGAAGGGAATGGGATGGCTACTTGCTCGAACACAGTGGGAGATAGGCATCGAACAGGACAGAAGATGGGTGGGAAAGGAAAGGAATGGGAGGGAAATGGCAATCTAATCTGGACCACCAATTTCAATCCAACGGCCAGCAAAATAAGCATGTTTTTGGTCCGCATGGGCTTCTGTGCGGTCGATCCCTATTCTAAACtcccctctatatatatatatatatatagggagagGCTATTATCAGGTCCGTCTAGATCCTTTTATATGCTGTCTAAAAATGCGTGTTTATTCTATGCCTTTAGAATAAAAACAACGGCTCAAAAATTTCCTCCCAAAAATACTCTCGCAGGTGCCCACAGTCTTCCATTCCCTTTCCTTCCTCTTCTCCACCGTTCCAGCAGCCACAAAAAATCCACCTGAAAGTCTCGGtgtattttacaaaattaataaccaAGCTTCACCTTAGCTTCCTATTCTCTTGGATTTGACAAGATTTGCATCCCCTATCATCCAACAACGCCGCTGTTCAGCCCAGACCACCATCGTTCATCCTTCCCTTCCTCTTATCCTCTACATTTTTAAGgtaaaattaaacaattaaacaatttttttaaaccaGGTCCTTTCCTAAACAACCTTTTAAACAGCGACAACCATTGTCGTTCACCCAAGCTTTGTTATCCTGGattttacaagaaaaattaaattttgataaacaacTTTTTGAAAGTAAAGCAAAGAAAAGGAATAAATCTTTTTCTGCTTGATGGGTTTTCATGGCTGAAAATTGTTAGGTTTTCTTCCTGACTTTTGTCATTTGGGACCAAAAcatagaaaacccaaaaaaaagataaagacgGTTGTGACCAAGTTTATGTAGATGGGAGGTTATTGCTCTGTTTGTTGTATAGCAAGAATATAGTAAAattttgaactaaaaaaaattctttttttttttaaaaaagaccCATGGAAGGAAAATATGAAAAGTAGACTTGGCGAAAGAGAAAGGGAAAGAGGTGGATTTTTTGTGGCTGCTGGAACAGTGGAAGCACAACAGGAAGAGGAAGGGAGGGCTGTGGGTCAAGTGAGAGAGCATTTTTGGCAGGAAATTTTGAAGTATAATGTGAGCCGTTGGCTTTAATCAAAGGGCAGGAAATTAAAACACGTTTTTGGACCGCATATAAAAGGATGAGGACAGAGCTGATGATAGTctttccctatatatatatatatatatatattggatgatgtgatatttttattttataataatagttTATGCAATTATAACAGtgatttaggattttttttcattataaaattgatttataggATTAAAAAGAGTGATTAAACAAAGggggaaaatattaaaatgaatttccataacccaaaaaagggaaagtaaagcattttataatttttttcaatcgaCGCCATTTCAAACATAATCCTTTTTCAATAATATGACCTGTGCACCATCGCTCTCAATTTGGGGGACCCAGGAATATTTTACAGAAGGGCACCgttggctaattttttttttaaaaaaaaataaaactattaataTAAACGAGAgaacacaaaaataattattgataagATTTATACAgtatgttttccaaaaaaaaaaaaaaagatttataaatcaattaataaacaaatcaaCATTTATTTTGGATGTATTTTCatgttgattttcatttttaaaatattttcaataaaataatataataataccaaatgatataataaaaactttaaatcaGGAAGGGGAATCATtgtatataataaaactataaattaaattaattataatataaacaaagatatttaaaattacatcaaatttatacaaaataaataattttgtgtaGTAATTTATCATCCTAAAAAACTTAAATGATGAATtagttattatatatgttttgtacAATTAGAAACTATCTTACCAAGCGAACAAATTATGTGAACAgtttaaattagataaatttttaaaaagctagtaatatctttttatttgtaatcttaaactaaaataaaactaGAAGAATTagttaagttaattaatttttaatgggatatatatatatatatatatatatatatatatacaaagtcatatttattaaaatactgaATTAAACATATTAGAAGGGAAACATTATGGGGGCACATTGATTAATTTAGGGGTATAAAAGTAAGTTTGCCAAAGAAATATAGAAAACGAATTAGGATAGTATGCTATGCTTGTTTTATGTTTgactttaaatttcaattatggATTGTCAATCCAATGAAGAAGATcaagttattttattaaaaaaataaataaattcaatttaagcATGTGTTCAAATATATTTGAAGTGTTGAGAAAACATACAtagacaaatatttaaaaaaaaaaaaaacaaaatccaaatcCATAAAAGATAATTAGATCActttttacccccaaaaaaaaaaaaaaggaaaaagaaaaagaagaaatgacTATTACTTATAATTCAACTGGCTTTCGAATGTGATAAACAGATTTACTTATGTATACTATTCTTGTACGGAGAGCAAAGTTATACATTCTCCTAAAGGGTATCGCGTAAAGGGCTAATACTACTTTTTCTATTACTATTAGATTCTCTCATGATGAACCGCAAGTATGAAATGCAAAACAAAAGTTTCAAGTTTTGAATtaatatgtattaattaaaaACGGGAATcagaattttgttttctttttctaaagtATTTCCCTTCAGACAGGTTAAGTATCTCTATGCATTCCAAAACCAATAaacaaggaaagaaaagaacaacTTAATTGTAAAGTCATAATATCCAAAACCCTGTTCCGTTAGACAAGTATATTTCTTCTTATGTATATATGCTTGCAAAATCTCTTGTGAAAATACGCAATTAGCcgagaaagaaatataaaacaaattaaaatgagTGACATTGTTGTTAGTTTTGTGTTGGAGAACCTAAAAAATTTGCTCATCTATGAGGCAAATTTGTTTCTTGGAGTGAAAGAGCAAGTCGATTTGCTCAAGGATGATCTTGGCTTTATGATTTCCTTTCTCAAAGATTCTGAAGGGAAACAGAACGAGGATTACACGGCGAAGGAGGTGATCAGCCAAATCAGAGATGCTACCTTTGAGGCTGAGGATGTTATAAGCATGTACATGGCCCAGGTCATAAAGCAACGAAGGAGGAACCTGCTGCAGAAATTATTCCACTCATTTGGTCATGCAACCATGCTTCATGATGTTGCAAGCGAGACAACGAGAATCAAGAACAAGATCGACAACATTTATGCTAATAAATCAAGATTTGGCATAGAAGCTGGATCTCTTTCTCATTTGGGTGAGGACGAAGAACGATTGCCTGTGCAGTGCCGGAGAGATGTCGAGGAAGTCGATATGGTGGGCTTCGACAATGACACAACAACATTGGTGCATCAACTTACTGATGGGAGCTTACAGCTTGAGGTAACTTCCATCATTGGCATGGGTGGTGTGGGAAAGACCACGCTTGCAAGAAAAATTTATAACAATTCTCGTATCAAGAATCACTTTGATTGTTGTGCATGGGTTATTGTATCTCAACAATACAAAACCCATAGATTGCTTCTTGATATGATGAAGTGTTTTATGTCATTATCGGatgaaatattcaaaaaatctgATAAAGAACTTAAGCACAAATTACGTGACAACCTGAAAGGAAGAAGGTATTTTGTTGTCATGGATAATGTGTGGAAACCTGAAGTTTGGGATGAGATAAAAGCAGCTTTTCCTGATGAGTCAAATGGAAGCAGACTACTAATCACTAGTCGGGAAAAAGCTGTTGCTACTCATGCTAGCCCAACTCCTTATTTCTTGCCATTTCTTGACGaggaagcaagttgggaactcTTTTGTAAAAAAGTGTTTCGAGGAGAAAAATGTCCCTCTTATCTAGAAAGTCTTGGGAGACAACTTGCCGAAAGTTGCAAAGGGTTACCACTTTCTATTGTGGTATTAGGAGGTATTCTAGCAAACAAAGACAAAACACACCAAATATGGTCCAGTTTTGTGGGTAATGAGAGTCGCTTCCTCTTTGAGGATCGAAACACTTGCTTTGATATCCTTGCTCTAAGCTACAACCAGTTGCCGCGTAAattgaaattatgttttttatatGTTGGCGTCTTCCCCGAAGATTTTGAAATCCCTGTCAGGCATTTAACTCACCTCTGGATTGCCGAGGGATTTATACCTGTTCGAAATGGCATCAACAGAAAGCTGGAGGAAGATATGGGTATTGCAGAGTAGTACCTGGCGGAGCTAATCGATCGAAGTCTGATCCAAATAGCAAGAAGACGAAGTGATGGAGGAGTGAAGACGTGTCGTGACCTGCTAAGAGACTTTTGTATAAATGTGAGCATGGAGGAGAAACTTTTTGAGGTTCATGCGGATGCTGATCTTCtttcctcatcatcatcatctaataATACCACCATCAAGGCTCGAAGACTTTCCTTTTGTTAcgaaattgggagaaaaacaaatggcaacagaaacaaaggaatcgaagaacaaacacacaattaacgtggaaacccttgacgggaaaaaccacgggcagggagaagcaaatccaatatcgaaagatttgtacaaggtgagccaaatttcgagataccctaaaaaACCCCAATGACGGCCGAAcaaaaatacagatatatatatagtacagaagaaaccctaaaattgaacaggtccataccgcGGGGGCGCTGCCCCAGCACCCCCGTCGGGCTCAGTGGTGGGCTACAGTCTCgggcctatcggcccgagacctccgcttccaccacagagccccaaatttttctccaaaatttagtttcaccaaatgggtcgcaccgcgagcttttcggatcggatcaacaagaattcgggtcacaaactctaacacCTTTCAAGGTAACATTTCTCATAGCACTTTCTTAGCCATTTTGGATTCGTTATCTGTTCGGTCTGTGTTGTCATTTCATCTAATAGAGTGGTGTAATAGTGTGAAGTACTTGAAAtggattttgaaaaactttaggTTTATCCGTGTGTTGTCTGTTGAGAAATGTTCCATCAGTAGCTCTATTATTCCTAATGGAATAAAAGAGCTAATCTTTCTAAGATACCTTGGCATATCATCCAGTGATGATGACCCCGTAGTTATAAAATCAATTCCATCATCCATATGCAAGCTTTTGTATCTAGAAATAATTCACATAAGAGGTATTGTTGAGAAGCCTTTGCCAAAGAGTATATGGATGATGAAGCAATTAAGACATTTGAATGTAACTGAGCGAATGGAATTGTCGAATCCTTGGTCTTGGACAACGAAATTATTAGGGGATGATGATGATCACGCTTTAAGCAATCTTCAAGTCCTTTCCAATCTGTTTGTTGGTCCGACGACTGAGCTTCTCTTCACAAAATCTTCATTATTCCCAAATCGAAGGAAACTCCATTTAAGTGGAGATTATCGCCAATATTCTGAGCTCTCAAAAATATTGGCAAGCCTGCAGGGTTCTAATAATTCCCAGAACCTAAAAACCTTGAAATTGGGCAATCTCAGATTTGGGCAAGCTTTGTATTTGTTCCCATCAGTACTCACCAAGAAAACCATTATCGAATGTCCCTTGGACTCTGACCACTTTAAGATTCTTGGAAAGCTTCCCAATTTAAGGATTCCAAAGATCAATGATCCTCGAATTCCAGATAATTTAGGAATGCTTTCTGTCATGGCGGGTGAATTTCCGCAATTCGAAGTATTTCAAATGATTCATTTTGGACTTCAACGGTGGGAAATGGAGATGAATGCAATGCCAAACCTTCAGCGTTTGATCATCAAAAGATGTCCTTATTTGAGAAATCTGCCACGTCAGCTCTGGAGTTTGACTCACCTGAGACTGGTAGAGGTATACCACTGTCTCTCACTACGGATCAGAGGATTAAACATCAAAGCCGGATGCAAAGTCATAATATCTTAGTGCTCAGTGGTTCCACTTGGACTTGACggcatttttctctctctttatatatatatatatatatatatatattttattgtgttttatgttgtattggaaataataattatgtatataaataatgttcattctataataattattgttgcatgtaatgttaattttttataagcATACGCTCATTTTAAATGTGATTCATTATATAATGTATTTTGGTCCAAAGTTCTAGAATCCCCCATCCCCACCTATAATcccaatatcaaaataaaattttaaaaaaaaaatctataattactaaaatttagatttaccaagaaatgtttttaaattaaactTAGAAGCtctccttttattttcttcgtTTACTTATGTTCTCAAATAAATCAAACACTAACAGAAAAATGAATCCCCGAAATTGGAAAAACTAGACGAATGAACATCTAAatttaattcataaataaaccATAAATTTCTATACCAACTAATCTTTGTGTATGTACCAGAGgcttttcaaaataaagaacatctttttaatgataaaaactgaaaagcatttttgaaattttaaaagattttgcaATAATACTCTATATTTTTCTCTTGctctttgtttctattttttctataaaattttactgCTATgttaatttccctttttttatttgaattttcctctcaattatttattaatatgataGCGGCATTGGAATTTACtcaacattaaattaaaatatataatgttcAATACAAAGCAAACTTCTACTGGCAAACTCactctttatattaaaataaataaaatgaagaattGGTTAGGGCATGCAGCTTagctttataaaataaaaattataggaCGGATAAAAAATCCGTTGGAAATGCTCTAACTTGGGAACTCCATATTTATTACATGTGCATGATCTCTCATGTATACTCATTCTTTTGCACATTTTGTATGTCCATTATGTATTGCTTTatgttcaaattaattaaagttgaGTTTTTTTAATAAGTGGACCGCCATTTTCAAATTATCTTTTCTCTTACATAACATAGTTTGATACGCTTAATATAATTTGCGATGAAATCTACACAAAAATCTAATTGAAATGTGAAACATAATATACCATCGAGGGAAGTAAGTTCTCCACTTTCCCATGTTAGAAATGGAAGGGAAAGCTCAGTTATGAAACAACTCGCAATATCCATTCCTCTGGCTACGGAGATTCCTCACACCTGTCAAAGGAGCCCACTTAATTTTTTTCACCTACAATCCAATGAATTGCAATCTTAGCCTCCATCACAGTTTCGACTtcgtttttttgggttttttcatCACAGCAGACCCATGGTCCTCCATGGTCTGCAAGCATAACAGAATTCTTAGTGGCAGACGAGATtgcaaattcaaacaaaaatgaCCAATAATTGAGCATACCttctgctttttgtttttcttcttttcatgtttcttcttctttttcttacgTTTTTTTGGCTTAGAACTTTCCGCCTTTCCTTCTTCAGAAGATTCCTGCGCGTTCTTAACCATTTGAGAATTGAAATACTGAGAAATACTTCAACAGTTAATGATCAGGTTCCAATTTACGAGGATGAAGAAAAAACGCACCTCAGGCTCAGAGTCACCAAAGGAATTTACATGTCTAATATTTCTTCCAGAATCTGAAGTGCCGCctgattgaaaataataataataataataataataataataacaatgatgcCGTGATGGGTTTGGCTATTTATCTAAAATCATgtataaatcttgacaaaaaatCACACCATTTATTTTGACATGATAAGCATGAGTTGAGAGAATGAAAACAATTTCTGTCAAAATGGTGCTTAATAGCCTCCTCTTTTTTAAagtgatagtaataataaaaccaaaacCAGGTATGGCAGGCCATATTGATCATCTTACATAGCCCTAAAGCATTCAGACACCTTAGCATACCTCAACTATGACTTTAAAGTTCTTTAGTATCAAACTCCTATATTTCTCATCCAATTTTGAACCGTCAACACCCGAAACATTTCTCAAATCTTACTTTAAAAGCATAAAATCTCCAATAGGtatatattgatataaatacatacatacatatatatatatatatataagaaccaAAATATTAGCTGCTGACCTTATAATGATC is a window from the Ziziphus jujuba cultivar Dongzao chromosome 11, ASM3175591v1 genome containing:
- the LOC112488968 gene encoding uncharacterized protein LOC112488968, coding for MYHQRHHRQAQTTHMRYCPLWAGPAQFCSSRPQNNGGSQEKASQGKGIHTHLYGMLRSPFQPMWDVTIILVRCRKFKKTADHTKWVGAFHQKQDFIDVVEAIFKGAMTRKLIVNCFLPPERIPKYQLLHEDV
- the LOC125419235 gene encoding putative disease resistance RPP13-like protein 3, with amino-acid sequence MSDIVVSFVLENLKNLLIYEANLFLGVKEQVDLLKDDLGFMISFLKDSEGKQNEDYTAKEVISQIRDATFEAEDVISMYMAQVIKQRRRNLLQKLFHSFGHATMLHDVASETTRIKNKIDNIYANKSRFGIEAGSLSHLGEDEERLPVQCRRDVEEVDMVGFDNDTTTLVHQLTDGSLQLEVTSIIGMGGVGKTTLARKIYNNSRIKNHFDCCAWVIVSQQYKTHRLLLDMMKCFMSLSDEIFKKSDKELKHKLRDNLKGRRYFVVMDNVWKPEVWDEIKAAFPDESNGSRLLITSREKAVATHASPTPYFLPFLDEEASWELFCKKVFRGEKCPSYLESLGRQLAESCKGLPLSIVVLGGILANKDKTHQIWSSFVGNESRFLFEDRNTCFDILALSYNQLPRKLKLCFLYVGVFPEDFEIPVRHLTHLWIAEGFIPVRNGINRKLEEDMGIAE
- the LOC107433210 gene encoding uncharacterized protein LOC107433210 isoform X1, whose product is MKDEELSEEEKKALRGSKFAPLPSLPSSSRSQPRLAHPGGPLTTNKAAALAKFLERKLQEPNGLASLNPDLIELAVNNAKNTVFSSGTSDSGRNIRHVNSFGDSEPENAQESSEEGKAESSKPKKRKKKKKKHEKKKNKKQKVKKIKWAPLTGVRNLRSQRNGYCELFHN